The DNA region CGACAAGGCCCGCGCCTTGAACGTGCCGATCCCGAATATCTTCGACACGCTCTCCATCAATCTCGGCACGTCTTACGTCAACGATTTCAACGCCTTCGGCCGCGTTTACCAGGTTCGCGCGCAGGCAGATCAACAGTTCCGCATCGAGCGTGACAATATCCTTGCGCTCAAGGTGCGGTCGGCGACCGGCGCGCTTGTGCCGCTCGGTACGCTAGTCGACATCCGCGATACCAGCGGCCCTGCGCTTGTCCAGCACTACAATATGTATGTGTCGGTGCCGTTGCAGGGCAATGCCACCCCGGGAACCTCGACCGGCAGCGCCCTCGACAAGATGGAAGCACTCGCCGAGAACGCCCTTCCTGCAGGAACGACGTTCGAATGGACGGAGATCGCCTTCCAGGAAAGAAGCACCGGCAATACCGCGATCTATATCTTCGGGCTTTCGGTGATCTTCGTCTTTCTGGCGCTGTCAGCGCAATATGAAAGCTGGGTGCTGCCGCTGGCAATCATCCTGATCGTGCCGCTCGCGATCCTTGGGGCGCTGCTGGGAGTCCATCTCCGCGCCATGGACAATAACATCCTGACTCAGATCGGCCTCATCGTGCTGATCGGCCTTGCGGCGAAGAACGCGATCCTGATCGTCGAATTCGCAAGGCAAGCCGAAGAGGAAGGCAAGACGCCGGTGGAGGCGGCGATTGAAGCCAGCCATCTGCGCCTTCGCCCGATCCTGATGACCGCATTCGCCTTCATCTTCGGCGTCGTGCCGCTGATGATCGCGACGGGGCCAGGTGCGGAAATGCGCCAGTCGCTCGGCACCGCCGTCTTCTCAGGCATGCTCGGCGTCACGATCTTCGGCCTGTTCCTGACACCGGTCTTCTACGTCGTGCTGCGCGCCCGTCGGCGCAAGCCCGTCGAACCGGCACCAGCCGCGGCTGAAGGAGCAACCTGATTAGGAAGGGCGCCTTGCAAGCGGGCGGCGCTTGAGTTCTCCGTCCCACAGCAGCTTGCGCAGCGGCTTTTCGATCATTTCGTAGGCCGCGACACCGAGGAGCGTTCCGCTGCAGATAGCCACAACGACGGCAAGGCTGCCGGGGATGCCGAGGATGCCGGCAGCAACCTTGATTGCGACCGATATGGCGAGCGTGTGCCATAGGTAGATGGAATAGGATGCGTCGCCGAGATAGGTGAGCACCGGGACGCGGCCGATGCTGCCGTCTGCCTCCAGCGAGACCATGCCGAACACCAGCGCCATCGCAAGCGGCCCGCATATGAATTCGTCGAACTCGGCACCTATCAGGTGAATCGCCGCAAAACCGCAGAGTGCGGCGCCGACACAGGCAAGCCCGAGGCTGTTGCCAGCGATCCAACGCCGCAGCCACAGTTCGGCGATGATGACACCGCCGAGGAATTCCAGGATGATCGGCCGCGTGTAGGTGGCGAGCATCGGCGAAGACGGCTTCCATATGAGACCAATCAGGAAGAAGAAACCGAACGCCACGGAGAGGAAAAGCAGTCGCCACTGGCGCGGCAGGAACAACGCGCCTGCAAACAGGACATAAAAGAACATTTCGAAATTGAGCGTCCAACCCTGGACTAGGACCGGCCAGATCTCGCCGCTGCTCGGCGAGCGCACGGGAACAAAGGAGAGCGAGCCCAGGACATGGCCAGCGTCAAGCTTCAGGTTCGGAAACAATCCTGCCAGCGCTCCGCCGATCATGATGACCGTCACCAGCCAGTATGAAGGTGCGATACGGCGGATGCGGTCAAGAAGGAAGCGCTGCGGCGTCAGGGGCTTGCGGTCGCTGATCACCCACATGATGAAGCCGCTGATGACGAAGAAGACGTCGACGCCGGCGGCGCCAATCGCGAAATGCCCGCCGCTTCTTTCTGCCGCGTGAAAAACGACAACGGCCAGTGCCGCAAAGGCACGCAAATATTGGATCCCGTATAGGGTCTTCATGCATATCCCTTATCACGCCACGTTCGGCGGCGTACATGCAAAAAATCAGGAACGCACGGTCGCAGCAGATTGGTAACGCTGCAGGCCGGCCATCGCCGAGCGCTGGCGCGCGCCGACAAGTTTTCCCGCGGAAAAATAAAGAAGAAAGGTACCGACGTTATAGGGCGTCAGAACGTCGATCTCCACGAACGAACGGATCAGAAGCAGCACGGTGATACCGAAAAGAACATAGGATTCATCGTTGCGCACATCCTCGATCAGCCGGCGCAGATGCCCCCAGAGGGTCGCGATGATCGTGACAGCAAGGATGAACACGCCGATCAGGCCGAGTTCGACGGCCGTCTCGATATAGGTATTATGAAAATGGAACCCGGCTCTCGAGGCGATGAAGAATTCCTTCCATAGCCGCTCGGGCTCTGCGAAGCCCTGAACCCAATAAGCCTGATAACCGATGCCGATGGCCGGGTTCTGCGCCGCAGCCTCGATACCCTGCTGCCAGAGATAGGTGCGGCCCGTCAGGGTCGAATCCTTGCCGAAGATGCCGAGCACCGCGTCGATAGCGCCCAGATAGACACCTGCTACTACCAGGATGACAGCCGCGACGCCGCCGCCGACCACCAGCAGCTTGCGCTGTTGCGGCGACAACATGAGCACGACGCGAAAGCCTATCAGCAGCGCGACGATCGCCGCCGTCGTGATGACCGAGGTGGCCGATTGCGAGGCAAGCAGGCAATAGGCCGCCATGAGCCCGACCACGCCCGACGCCATCATCCAGAGGCGTCGCTCGCCATAAATGAAGACGGCGGCAAAGGCGAAGATGATGCCCAGCGACGCATAAAAGCCGAGCTGGTTCTTCGACGCAAAGGCGCCAACGAAACTGTAGGTCCCGTCGAGCACGTCATATTCGTAGTAGCCGAAGAGGATCGAATAGAGCAGCACGATCGCCGCACCCGCCACCGATCCGAGCGTCAGCGTCCGGACATCAAGCACGCGCACGGCAATCAGCGCGCAGATCACCTGCGTCAGATACTGGATGCTCGCCCTCAGCGACACGCTCGGCACGGCCGACCAGAAGACGGAGAGGAAAGCGAAAGCGGCAAAGGCGAACAGCCAGATGAACCGGCTGTAGCTGCCGAGCACCTTGCGATAATTGACGGCGACGAGCGGCAGCCACAAGGCATAGTAAAACAGGATCGCCACCTGTCCGAAACGGATCGAGTAGGCGAAGCAGAAGAGCGAGAGCGCAACCGCCGGAATGGCGTAAAGCTCGTTCTCCCCCGGTTTTATCAGCAACGATTTGGCGATCCGCATTCGGGTCTCCGCTATCTCATTGCAACCCCGGCGGTGACCCTGATCAGGTCGCCCGGCTGCAATGCGGTATTTTCCTGGACCGGAATTTCCTTCGACAGGCCGTCAACCTCCCGCACGATGGAATAGCTGATGCTCGCGGCATTCTGAGGATCGAAGCGGGCGGCGTCGTTCGATTGTGCCAGGGCTTCCGACATCAATGCATCGCTGGTCGCAATCTTCAGATTGAGTGTATCGAGTTCGGATTCCGTGTCTTGCAATTCCTGCGACAGTTTGGCGTCCCAGTCGTTCCGCAGGGTGATCTCGTCCTGATTGGCCTGGCTGATGTCCTGCTTGGCCTTCAAGATGTTGGTATCGATATCGAGAAGCGTTGCCTCGGTATCGGCGGCGCGCTGCTCGGCGGCCATCTTTCGGGCGCTGAGCGCAAGGCCTTTCTCGGCAAGGTTTTCGACTTTGTCGCGATCTTCCTTGGCAAGCTCGAGCTGGCGCGTTTGCGTCTCGGTCTTCTTGCCGAGAGACTCGATTTCGGCCTGCAACAGCGATTTCAGGTCGTCCAGTGCCTGAAGCTGCAGTGTGAGACGCTTCTTGCGCGTACTCATCAATGCCGTTTCGCTAGCAAGCAGTGCCTTTGCCTCGGGCAGATCCGTGAGTTCCTTCGGCATTTCGATCGCGTCGCTCTTGGCAATTTCCGCCTGCAGCCGAGCCTTGCGGGCAATGAGCCGGTTGCGTTCCGTCGTATAGACGACGGCATCGCCCTTGGCATTTATGAAGTCGCGGGCAAAGCGCTGGCCGGCATCGGCCCGCCGCAGGCCGCCAGCCAGGCTGACGGCCTTCACGACTGACAGATTGGGCGCGAAGGGATATTCGCCGGGGTTTTCCACATCGCCGGTCATGAAGACCGGCCGGAATTGAGCGAGCTCGACGGATGCCGACGGCCGGTCCTTGAGGCCGAACTGCTTCTGCAGCGCGACGCCGATTTCCTTCGCGATTGCATCCGTCGTCTTTCCGGAGGCTGGGAGGTCGCCTACGAATGGCAGTGAAAGGCTGCCTGAGGGGCCGATCGTGTAATCGCCACTCACCACTGACCAGTCGCGGATCGCGCCTTCCGCCGTTTGCCATTCGGCAACGCGGATGCGCAGCTTGTCCATGGTGCCGAGCTGGTAGTCGGCAGCCCGGACAAAGCCGGAGGACCCGATCAATATGCCAAGCCCCGCAACGAAAGCGAGGCCGTGCATAAACGAATTTTCAAGCAAGTTGCGGCGCAACAGGATTTCTCTCATTCAGTCTTCCTCGTAAATCGGCACGGCAAGCCAAAAGCAGTACCGTACGTTACTTGGCGTATATGGAAGGCGGCTTCTCAGTAGCTGCCGCGCTGCATGCAGACGGCGGGAATCGTCTGTGCAATGATCTTCACATCGCGGATGAGCGACCAGTTTTCGACGTAGTGAGTATCGAAAGCAACGCGGGCAGCGTAGGACACATCATTGCGTCCGCTGATCTGCCAAAGGCCGGTAAGGCCCGGACGCGCCTGTAGATAGTAGACGGCTGAGGACTCGTAGAGCTCCAGTTCGTCAAGAACGACGGGCCGCGGCCCGACAACGCTCATTTCGCCGCGGAGAATGTTGATGAGCTGGGGCAGTTCATCAAGGCTGAGCTTGCGAAGCACGCTTCCGACCGCGGTCACCCGCGGATCGTTCTGCAGTTTTCGCGTTGCGCACCACTCTTCCATTGCCTTCGGGTTGTTGCGCAGATGCTCCTGCAGGACCTTGTCGCCATTGACGGCCATGGTCCGGAACTTCAGGCAACGGAACTCCTGGCCGTTGTGGCCAATACGGCGATGCCCATAGAAAGCCGGCCCCTTGTCGGAGAGCTTTACGAGCAGCATCACCATTAAAAATATCGGGCTCAGGAAAAGGAGCCCGAGCGAGGCAGCTGAGATATCGAATGCCCGCTTCATGATTCCGCCGGTCGGCGGAAACGCATTCGCATGAACCACGCCAAAGAATGGCGTATCGTCCGATCTCGTCGCAGACTTCATAGAGTTAACTCCACTTATGTTTGCCGTTTGGTCGGTATGCCCAGGCCGCTAAGCTAGCGCTGACGAATAAGGAGTGTATGGGCGGAATTTGTTTTTTTAAGCCACAATTTCATGGCGATTGTGTAACGGCCCGTTTCAGGCGTGTCTTGATCACATTTCTTTTTTTAAGGGTTCTCTAAATTTCATATTCAAAGCATGCAATGTTTTTGAATAGACTCTGTGCGGCGCACTAAAGGTCTTCGTATTTGCTTCGCATCGCAAAAAGATTGAAGAATAAATCTTTCTACGCCTTCCGGGTGACATTTGGCTAAGCCATGAGGGCACTACCCGGAGTAGGTCAACTATATTGTCTTATCGCCAATTTATTGCGTTGCACCATCAATTTTGCGCCGCACACTCAAATCGATTTAGATGAAAACTTTGTAATAAAAGTTGAACGCATTTGTCTCTCATGCGTTGGTTCGGTAGGCAAATGTGACGCAAAGCACTGCGTGCAATGTCAAAATTCGGACAACCTGGAGTAAAATCGACACAATTAGCTACCCGAATGCCCTCACGGCATTCCTTAACGAGGCGTCGTCGATTTTACCCAAAACGGGAAAGAAACCTTAAACCGAATACTGTAGAAAAGGGGCAATGGATGAAAAAGAATGTCCTCGTTCGGTTGAAACGAGGAGCCTTCTAAAATATACAAAGTAAAGGGTCCTTAGGGAGGAAGCCCGAATTCAATGACTGTTCATTGAACGAACCTCCCCAAGGGAGGCAAGGCTATGTATGCACCTCGCGTTTTCGTCAGCATGATCGGCGCTTTGGCCGTTTTTGCGGTTGCGACCTATTGGCTGAACGGCTCACTGACGACGACACTGATCGATACGGTGATCTGTGCCGTTCTCCTTCAAATCGGCTATTTCGGTTGCGTGCTTTTCCTCGTGTGGAAGGAAGCGAAGGCGCGCAACACGCAAGGCACCATGGCGGTATCCCATGTACCGTCCCGCAGCGACGACAACGAGAAGATTCCTGTCTCGCCCTTCAATGGCTCCGAGCCTTTCAACCGTTAAGAACAAGTCTTTTCGCGCGGTCAACGATAGCGCCGGAACGATCCCGTAAAATCTTTTGAAGGTTTTTTACATTGCCGCCGACGCGGCGACGTCCTAACTCTTGCGCGAGACAACGGAGGGTACGACGTGGTTGAAATGGCTCAGGCAAGTGTTTGCGTGATCATCGCCGCCAAGAACGCGGCCGATACGATCGGAATGGCTGTCGCTTCGGCTTTACGGGAAAAAGAAGTGGCTGAAGTCGTCGTCATCGACGACGGATCCGGCGATGGGACCGCCAGCGCCGCCAGATCTGCCGATGACGGCAGCAGTCGCCTGAACGTCGTTTCCTTCGAGAAGAACAGAGGCCCATCGGCCGCCCGCAATCACGCGATCGAAATCTCCACCGCGCCGCTGATCAGCATTCTCGATGCCGACGATTTCTTTTTCGAAGGCCGGTTCAGCCGCATGCTTGCAGAGGATGACTGGGATTTCGTCGCCGACAACATTGCCTTTGTCGAGGCAGAGACCGTGATGCGCGCGCCTCAGCAACTCGACCATTTCCCGGACCGTCCCCTGTTTCTCGACCTGGTAACCTTCATCGACGGCAATATCTCGAAGCGTGGCGTCCGGCGCGGCGAAATCGGCTTCCTGAAACCGGTGATGCGGCGCGCGTTTCTCGATACTCACAAGCTGCGCTATCGCGAGGAGATGCGTCTCGGTGAGGACTACGACATCTACGTCCGGGCCCTGGCAAGCGGCGCGCGCTACAAGGTGATCCATAGCTGCGGCTACGGCGCCGTCGTGCGTGGCAACTCGTTGAGCGGCAGCCACCGGACAGAGGACCTCCGCAAGCTCTACGAAGCCGACCAAGCGATTCTGGCCAGCGGCAGCCTGACACCGAAAGCCGCCGCGGCCGTCCGCCGCCATGAGAGGCATGCCCGCGGCAAATATGAGCTTCGCCATTTCCTCGATATCAAGAGGCAGTCGGGCGCTGGTGCGGCCTTGCGCTACGCCTTCGCCCATCCTTTCGCCGTTCCGGCGATTGCCGGCGGCATCTTCATGGACAAAACGGAACGCTTCCGCAGCCCCGCTGGAGTCGAGATCGCCACCAGAGGCGCCGGCGGCCTCAGATATCTGCTGGCCTCACCGGCCGAATAGCCAGCGCTACTTCGAAAGCTTGCCGCCGGCGATCTGAAGAGCGCTCGCAAACAGGGCCGGATCGCGCCACGCCCAGCGGGCCAGCATTTGGAAGTCCGGCAGGCGGCGCCTGCGCACCAGCCGCGCCTGGCTCCAGAGCGCCTGCTTCCGCGCCCGATTCTTGTAGGCCTTGATAGTCTCAATTTCGACCGGGCGCTTCGAAAAGCGGCTTTCAAGCCGGTCGAGCGCCATCCAGGTAATGAACTGCTGCTTGAGAAACTGCGGTGAATCGTTGTCGACGCCGTGAAAGATATTGATGCCCTCGCCGCGCAAGGCCCCCGGCTCCACGCAAAGAAGAACGCGCCGCGCCGCAAGCATGCAATCGCAGAAGAACAGCACGTCCTCCGCCGCCAACCGCAGCGCAGCGTCGAAGCGCACCTTCTCGATCAGCGGTCGGCCGATGACCATGCACGACATGTGGAGGAAGGCCCAGTTCTTGAGCATCACGCTGGCAATATCCGGAATCTCGAGCAGAAGCGGGTGTTCGCAAAGGCGTACCGCCTTTTCGCTGGCCTCCAGGTCGGCGATGCTGAAATGATAATCGAATTCCTCGCCGCCGTGGATCGACGCCCAATAGCAGTCGGCATCGAACTTCTGCAGCGCATCATAGGCATTCTGCAGGTGTTCGTGCGTCCACAAGTCGTCGGAATCGAGGAAGGCTGCGAAGCGCGTTGCCGCCGGAACATTGTCGAGGCCGGTATTACGCGCCCCGCCCGGTCCCGCATTCGCCTGCTTCACGACGGCAATCCGCGATCTCTGCTCTTCGCCAAGCGGCTTCAACTCGTCCTCGGCGGGATAGGGCGACTGATCATCGACGACAATCACATCGAAGTCCTGAAAACTCTGCGCAAAGACCGAGGCCAACGCGCGGCGAAGAATGCCGTCCTCGCGTTGATAAAAGGGGATAATGATCGTAAAGGTCGCCATTCTTTCTCCTGAAGAGCCGTCCGGTGGGCACATAGGGCCGACACCGCACCAAGCAAGTTGCTGCACTGCGAAATGATCAAGGTCATTCCGGCCGAAATTTGTCAAAGACCGCTGGCGGTCGCAAACAGCCATGTGCCGAATAAACCCATTGGCGTAGCGAAAGCCACATTTCAGCCACATTCAAGCGCCCGGCATCGCGGGAAAGGGATAGACTCCTTCACCAAACGAAAAAAACTTTTCCGCCGCAGCGGGCGTCATAGCCTCACCAATTTGAATTTATGATGACTTTCCGAAATACGTTGGCCCATCGGCGTTTCAGTAGGTTCTCTTAAAGCCAAACACGATAAAACCCGTGGCCGCAAC from Rhizobium sullae includes:
- a CDS encoding glycosyltransferase family 2 protein, which translates into the protein MAQASVCVIIAAKNAADTIGMAVASALREKEVAEVVVIDDGSGDGTASAARSADDGSSRLNVVSFEKNRGPSAARNHAIEISTAPLISILDADDFFFEGRFSRMLAEDDWDFVADNIAFVEAETVMRAPQQLDHFPDRPLFLDLVTFIDGNISKRGVRRGEIGFLKPVMRRAFLDTHKLRYREEMRLGEDYDIYVRALASGARYKVIHSCGYGAVVRGNSLSGSHRTEDLRKLYEADQAILASGSLTPKAAAAVRRHERHARGKYELRHFLDIKRQSGAGAALRYAFAHPFAVPAIAGGIFMDKTERFRSPAGVEIATRGAGGLRYLLASPAE
- a CDS encoding O-antigen ligase family protein, which encodes MRIAKSLLIKPGENELYAIPAVALSLFCFAYSIRFGQVAILFYYALWLPLVAVNYRKVLGSYSRFIWLFAFAAFAFLSVFWSAVPSVSLRASIQYLTQVICALIAVRVLDVRTLTLGSVAGAAIVLLYSILFGYYEYDVLDGTYSFVGAFASKNQLGFYASLGIIFAFAAVFIYGERRLWMMASGVVGLMAAYCLLASQSATSVITTAAIVALLIGFRVVLMLSPQQRKLLVVGGGVAAVILVVAGVYLGAIDAVLGIFGKDSTLTGRTYLWQQGIEAAAQNPAIGIGYQAYWVQGFAEPERLWKEFFIASRAGFHFHNTYIETAVELGLIGVFILAVTIIATLWGHLRRLIEDVRNDESYVLFGITVLLLIRSFVEIDVLTPYNVGTFLLYFSAGKLVGARQRSAMAGLQRYQSAATVRS
- a CDS encoding acyltransferase family protein, with the translated sequence MKTLYGIQYLRAFAALAVVVFHAAERSGGHFAIGAAGVDVFFVISGFIMWVISDRKPLTPQRFLLDRIRRIAPSYWLVTVIMIGGALAGLFPNLKLDAGHVLGSLSFVPVRSPSSGEIWPVLVQGWTLNFEMFFYVLFAGALFLPRQWRLLFLSVAFGFFFLIGLIWKPSSPMLATYTRPIILEFLGGVIIAELWLRRWIAGNSLGLACVGAALCGFAAIHLIGAEFDEFICGPLAMALVFGMVSLEADGSIGRVPVLTYLGDASYSIYLWHTLAISVAIKVAAGILGIPGSLAVVVAICSGTLLGVAAYEMIEKPLRKLLWDGELKRRPLARRPS
- a CDS encoding exopolysaccharide production repressor protein, which gives rise to MYAPRVFVSMIGALAVFAVATYWLNGSLTTTLIDTVICAVLLQIGYFGCVLFLVWKEAKARNTQGTMAVSHVPSRSDDNEKIPVSPFNGSEPFNR
- a CDS encoding glycosyltransferase family 2 protein, which gives rise to MATFTIIIPFYQREDGILRRALASVFAQSFQDFDVIVVDDQSPYPAEDELKPLGEEQRSRIAVVKQANAGPGGARNTGLDNVPAATRFAAFLDSDDLWTHEHLQNAYDALQKFDADCYWASIHGGEEFDYHFSIADLEASEKAVRLCEHPLLLEIPDIASVMLKNWAFLHMSCMVIGRPLIEKVRFDAALRLAAEDVLFFCDCMLAARRVLLCVEPGALRGEGINIFHGVDNDSPQFLKQQFITWMALDRLESRFSKRPVEIETIKAYKNRARKQALWSQARLVRRRRLPDFQMLARWAWRDPALFASALQIAGGKLSK
- a CDS encoding sugar transferase — protein: MKSATRSDDTPFFGVVHANAFPPTGGIMKRAFDISAASLGLLFLSPIFLMVMLLVKLSDKGPAFYGHRRIGHNGQEFRCLKFRTMAVNGDKVLQEHLRNNPKAMEEWCATRKLQNDPRVTAVGSVLRKLSLDELPQLINILRGEMSVVGPRPVVLDELELYESSAVYYLQARPGLTGLWQISGRNDVSYAARVAFDTHYVENWSLIRDVKIIAQTIPAVCMQRGSY
- a CDS encoding polysaccharide biosynthesis/export family protein; the protein is MHGLAFVAGLGILIGSSGFVRAADYQLGTMDKLRIRVAEWQTAEGAIRDWSVVSGDYTIGPSGSLSLPFVGDLPASGKTTDAIAKEIGVALQKQFGLKDRPSASVELAQFRPVFMTGDVENPGEYPFAPNLSVVKAVSLAGGLRRADAGQRFARDFINAKGDAVVYTTERNRLIARKARLQAEIAKSDAIEMPKELTDLPEAKALLASETALMSTRKKRLTLQLQALDDLKSLLQAEIESLGKKTETQTRQLELAKEDRDKVENLAEKGLALSARKMAAEQRAADTEATLLDIDTNILKAKQDISQANQDEITLRNDWDAKLSQELQDTESELDTLNLKIATSDALMSEALAQSNDAARFDPQNAASISYSIVREVDGLSKEIPVQENTALQPGDLIRVTAGVAMR